From Thalassococcus sp. S3, one genomic window encodes:
- a CDS encoding BolA/IbaG family iron-sulfur metabolism protein: MAMQAHEIEDLIRATFPAAKITITDLAGDGNHYAAEVIDESFRGKNRVQQQRAVYAALKGKMDGANGELHALALTTKAPD, translated from the coding sequence ATGGCGATGCAAGCCCATGAAATCGAAGACCTGATCCGCGCCACGTTCCCGGCGGCCAAGATCACGATCACCGACCTTGCCGGTGACGGGAACCACTACGCGGCAGAGGTCATCGACGAAAGCTTCCGCGGCAAGAATCGCGTGCAGCAACAGCGCGCCGTCTATGCCGCGCTGAAAGGCAAGATGGACGGCGCCAATGGCGAATTGCACGCGCTGGCCCTGACCACCAAAGCGCCGGATTGA